A part of Salmo trutta chromosome 15, fSalTru1.1, whole genome shotgun sequence genomic DNA contains:
- the LOC115148506 gene encoding D(1)-like dopamine receptor translates to MDLNFSMVRDNLPERNSSKHVLTGCFLFALILTTLLGNTLVCVAVTKFRHLRSKVTNFFVISLAISDLLVAILVMPWKATTEIVGFWPFGAFCNIWVAFDIMCSTASILNLCVISVDRYWAISSPFRYERKMTPKVAFIMISVAWTLSVLISFIPVQLNWHKAAVLELNSTYGELPPDNCDSSLNRTYAISSSLISFYIPVAIMIVTYTRIYRIAQIQIRRISALERAAESAKNRHSSMGNNSNMETESSFKMSFKRETKVLKTLSVIMGVFVCCWLPFFILNCMVPFCEANSTSDFFCISPATFDVFVWFGWANSSLNPIIYAFNADFRKAFSILLGCHRLCPGSNAIEIVSINNNGAQPPASQYQPKGHIPKERNNATYVIPHSILCREEELQKKNEVGIKTLEKLSPSLSGNLDSDADVINPITQNGQHKTVRC, encoded by the coding sequence ATGGATTTGAACTTCTCCATGGTCCGTGATAATTTGCCAGAGAGAAACTCATCCAAGCACGTTCTGACAGGCTGCTTTCTCTTTGCGCTCATCCTGACCACACTGCTGGGGAACACACTGGTATGTGTTGCCGTCACCAAGTTCCGCCACCTACGTTCAAAGGTCACCAACTTCTTTGTGATCTCTTTGGCCATCTCAGACCTGCTGGTGGCCATCTTGGTGATGCCATGGAAGGCAACGACAGAGATCGTGGGCTTCTGGCCCTTCGGAGCCTTCTGCAACATCTGGGTGGCATTCGACATCATGTGCTCCACAGCGTCCATTTTGAACTTGTGTGTCATCAGCGTGGACAGATATTGGGCGATCTCAAGCCCGTTCCGCTATGAGAGGAAGATGACACCCAAGGTGGCATTTATTATGATCAGTGTGGCATGGACTCTGTCCGTGCTTATCTCCTTCATCCCCGTGCAGTTGAATTGGCACAAGGCTGCAGTGTTGGAGCTCAACAGCACTTACGGGGAGCTGCCTCCGGACAATTGCGACTCCAGCCTTAACAGGACTTatgccatctcctcctccctcatcagcTTCTACATCCCTGTGGCAATCATGATCGTGACTTACACCCGGATTTACAGAATTGCCCAGATACAAATCAGGAGAATCTCAGCCCTGGAGAGGGCTGCGGAGAGTGCCAAGAACCGCCACAGCAGTATGGGGAACAACTCCAACATGGAGACGGAGAGCTCCTTCAAGATGTCTTTCAAAAGAGAAACCAAAGTCCTAAAGACCCTCTCTGTCATAATGGGGGTGTTTGTATGCTGCTGGCTGCCCTTCTTTATCCTCAACTGCATGGTGCCCTTCTGTGAGGCCAACAGCACCTCTGATTTCTTCTGCATTAGCCCTGCTACCTTTGACGTGTTCGTCTGGTTTGGCTGGGCCAACTCCTCACTCAACCCCATCATATATGCCTTCAACGCGGACTTCCGCAAAGCATTCTCCATCCTGCTGGGCTGCCACAGACTCTGCCCGGGCAGCAATGCCATAGAGATAGTGAGCATCAACAACAATGGAGCTCAGCCACCTGCGTCCCAGTATCAGCCTAAAGGGCACATTCCCAAGGAGAGAAACAATGCCACCTATGTGATTCCCCACAGCATCCTGTGTCGGGAGGAGGAGCTGCAGAAGAAGAATGAGGTTGGGATTAAGACCTTGGAGAAACTGTCCCCGTCTCTTTCTGGAAACTTGGACAGCGATGCAGATGTGATTAATCCTATAACTCAGAACGGCCAACACAAAACTGTGAGATGTTGA